ATCGCCTTAAAATGTTGATTGGAAAGAAAGTGGACACTATCAACTGGGCAAGAGAGGAGATTGAACGCCTCACCCCAGAGATTGAAGAGTTGCAAGCCAAACACCGTTCTGGTGATGCTAAATTGGTTACCTCTGTGTTTGTCGAGTTCTACCTTCAGTCCGATGCTCAAGGTGCTTACCAGTCTGGTATGTTGTTGTCTACTCCCTGAGATTGTAAGAATCAACGTTGCTGACCTCTCAAAACAGTTGCTCATAACCTGCCTCTCCATATGGCTCCGAGGTACATTGGTCTCGATCCTACCCAGGTCATTTGGTCCAACTTGCGCATCAAGTGGTGGGAGCGAATTATCCGATACACTGTCACGGTTGCATTCATTGTCGCCCTGATTGTCTTCTGGGCTATCCCTACGGCCGTGGTCGGTGCCATCTCCAACATCACCTTCTTGACAGAGAACGTGTTTTTCCTTGCATGGATCGACGATTTGCCGGGCTGGATCAAGGGTGTGATCACTGGCCTTGTCCCGACTGTTGCCATGTCTATTTTGATTGCGTTGGTCCCGATTATAATGCGCTTGATGGCCAAACTGGGTGGTGCCCCCAGTCAAGCGGCGGTTGAACTAACCACGCAGAATTTCTATTTTGCGTTCCAGGTGGTCCAGGTGTTCTTGGTCGTGACGCTCACGTCTTCGGCTTCAAGTGCGGCCGGCCAGATCGTTAACAACCCAACCGAAGCGGCCAATCTGCTGGCCACTAACCTTCCCAAGTCGTCCAACTTCTACATCTCGTACATTGTTCTGCAGGGATTGTCCTTTAGTTCTGGCGCCTTGTTGCAGATTGGTGGATTGATTGTCGGCAAGATTCTGGGAAAACTATTGGATAGCACGCCCCGTAAGATGTACACTCGCTGGTCGTCTCTGGCTGGCCTGGGCTGGGGTACCGTCTATCCCGCGGTTACCCTCCTGGCTGTCATCGGTAAGTCTGCTGTATACTGTCTTGATGACGATCCATCGTTTGCTAACTTGCCATAGCTATCACATACTCGTGCATCGCGCCCTTGGTCATGGGATTTGCCACTATTGGCTTTTATCTCTTCTATTTCGCCTACCGCTACAACATGCTGTACGTGTCTAATGCCGATATCGACACCCAGGGCAAGGCGTATGTCCGTGCTTTGCAGCACCTCACAGTGGGCTGCTATTTGCTGGTGGTCTGCTTGATCGGTCTGTTTGCCATCGGAACCGCAGACGAGCGTATCGCCCTTGGTCCCTTGGTCCTGATGATCATCCTTCTTATCTTCATGATCTTGTACCACATGTCTCTCAACAAGGCAATGGACCCTCTCGTCAACTACCTGCCCAAAAACCTGGAAGCCGAGGAGAAGAGCCTTCTTTCCCCCGGTGAGCAATCGTCCTCTATGGACGGCAACGGAGCAGCAGTGGACGGCGATTCCGCCGAGAAGGCCATTTCGTCTACCGTCGTGTCTGACAACAAGCCTACCAACTTCCTCATCCGCTACTTGCGTCCCGACAAGTATGACAGCTATTACCAGCTCCGCCAGTGGGCACCTAAGGCCGACGATCTCCCTCCGTATACTCCTGATACCGAGGAAAACGCCTACTATCACCCGTGCATCAACGCCCAGGCCCCTCTTCTCTGGATTCCCCGTGATCCCCTTGGTGTGAGTAAGCAGGAGGTTGAACATACGAACAAAGTGATTTCAATTACCGATGAGGATGCTTGGCTTGACGAGAAGAATGCTCTCCAGTGGGACGTTAACAAAGGCGTTCCTCCGATTTACAAGGAGAAGATTTACTATTAAGCAGACGTGTTGCGTTGCGCCTGTATATTCAAAAAGGAGGACTGTCTGTTATGGTTTGACTTTTGCTTTGTCATCTTGATACCCGCTATCACTGGATTTCTGGAGGATCTCAAGGATCTGATAATTTAATGTCTTATCTTCTGCTCAACCGACCATAATCATCAGTTGTCGATGTTGTTTCACGACTTCATGAGATTGGATCGATTGATTAGGTTTACCCAAAGTGAATTTGAtatctttattttttttttggttcgtcttttttcttgctACAAGCAGACTTCTATAGGTGCAGGCAACAAGAGGCGTAGCCTATCAGGCTGAAGGTGGAAATAAAATACATTTCAATGACTTTCTGGCATCTCACGCTCTCACCCAATCTCATCTCTTCGAAAAATGGCTATTCGAACTTTCTAAAGTGAGTCCTGTATCCTTTCTGAGCCGTTTCCACCCGACAAAAACACAAGGCACCTACAACATGGCTTCAACTCACTCAGAGACAGCCTAGGCAAACATGTACGCCATCATCTTCTACTATGAAGATGACACTACGAACGCCGAACGTGATGCCAACTCTCTCCACGACTGCTTGCACGACATCTTCAGCATGACAGTCTTTAGATTGAAGCTGGGACGAGGCGATTAAACACCAGATTTGACATTAAGAAGCATGATCGACCAAGTCCTTGGAAGAATCAATCCCTACTTTCTACACAGTGTTGAATCTGGACTGCAGGATATAAGTAATGAAACCGGTAAACAGATCACCCAGTGGAAAGCCACTCAAGAAGAGCTCTTTGATGACATGCCTGCTTTGGATAACATTGATACGTTGGAACTAATTGATGGTTCTGTGCTCCCGAAAATTACGAGAACGACCATGCGAACATGCCAGATCATGAATGGGCTGCGACGTGGAGGGGGGTTCCATTCACGCTGCGTTCTCGTGAAGGCTGCCAAACAGCTACAGCAGCAGGGCTTAGCACAGACGACGGTTGACGGTTCTGTTTGATCAGATTCAGGGCCAGCAGCCGTGTTGCATCCCGGGCGTGAAATCCCTCCGTATTGGGGGTGATAGGCCTATTGTCTTGCCGTTCGCCCGCCGCCGCTGATAGATAATCTGCAAACGGGATTTGGCAGCCCTAGCTCGTTGGGTAAGGCTAAATACAAGATGACAATAACGTTGGCTTgcgatgaggaggataagGAGCGGATGGAGGATTTGGTGATGTCCTTGTTCGAGAAAATTAAAATAAGTTGGTTGTAAATCGTAGCATTGGGTTGAGTTGGCGCTCTGTTCTGGTTGGACCGTTTTTACTCACATGATCAACGTGTGAATGGTCCTTGGAGATTTATTTGGAATGACTATAGGTCATTGGGGTTTTTTCTGGTTTTGCTTTTGATaacttttctcttctcgaCACTTCTCTTCATTATTTGACTGCATGAACCGCATCTAAATAATTTTTATTGAGACAATCCCTACAACGAAGAGCAATAGGAAGCTATGCCGTCCCTCGTTCTATAGAGTATCTTTTCTGGACTTCGATGTTTAGAAGGTGTTGATGTGCAAGGGATTACACGACCGGACGTACAACACCAAACAGAAGACGCAGATACCGGACAGCTGGAGGCGCATGTCACAGTGGGCTTTATGTCTGAAATACAAGTGCGTGAGGGGACACATGTCACGGCTCAAGTGTACTTGCGGCACCTGGTCCCGATTCTGTTCAAGGAGGTGCATGCCATGGGTCCAAAGAAGGATGATACCCTTATGAGCTTGTTGCAAAGTCGATCCGCGACAAGAGTGTCTTCCTAGGTCCTGTAGCTGGCAAGTACAGACGCTCTCCTGACGGTTTGCTTGGTGAGCTTCGCCAGCAGTGGTCACACGGCAATATAAGTATATACTTCTTCGGCTCGGTTGGGACGAGCCGGTTCCGTTGGTGTTCAGGTCTCCGTCGACTTCGAGCGACCTCTAGGTTGAAATTAACCATGTTCGCTTACATGGGGGCAGGTTCGAAATTGTTCTTAAATCAGCGTGCCTCGAGATGATCCATCAGCCATTGAAGAAATTATGAAATGGGCAGCGTCCACGCCCTCTGGAGCTAGGGCTAGGACTATAGACGAGAATGGTGTTGAGCTGGAGATATGGTGTACACATACATCAAACTGGGCCTCTGTCGTGGAATGGTGAACTAGCCTTTTGGCCTAGGCTTCTGGCTTTTGCGTTGGAGCTCGTCCTGGATGGGATATTGGTGTTCCAGAATATTCGCTATCGACCTGACTTGGATGATATGACTTTAAGAAAACAATTGATGTCCTCATAAATCGTTATATTCCGACCTTCTCGCTATTTTCAATACTACAGATACATTCTACGACCACGCCGGCCTCGCTTATGCTACGCTCTCTTcggggaaaggaagaggatattCTTAAAACAATCTAAGAAGCGACATTGGTTTATTGGTGATATTACAAGGCAGTTTCGCAGTCAGTTTCATAGATAACAACCAATTTGACGAGCGATTTACCAGTAATCAACTATATCAGGCTCTACCCCCTATGTACATGACTACCTCGCCGACACAACAACGCAATCACTGCAATAACTACCAACTGGGCCAATATagtcgccaagtttgagatgAATCCTTTTCGAAAGTTCGGTGCATCAACAGCTGGATACTGCAGTAACTGAGTCCACGCCGACATGGCCTGCCCGATTGCATTCATACTGGCTGTGACGATGGCTCGTTCTTCGGCGTCGTTGCCCATGACCACTGTTGCCCAACTCATCGTTAACGGACTCATCGCTGCTCAATTAGTATTGTCTATAAAAGAAATTAAGGAAACGTACCACCCTCAGAACCAGTCAGAATAAACCCAGCCAGCCTCCCCCCTTCCCCAACATCCCACACAACCAGCAATATCAACCCCACAAGCACCGGCATCGTAGCCACAACACACGGAGCCCAAAAATTAGCAGCCCGATCAACAACCACTCCCGCAATCAACGCAGTCACAATCGAAAATGCCGTCGCGATAGTCGGTAACGTGTTGATCCTTGACACGGAGTATATATTCGGCTTTGCCTTGAGATACAGACTAAATGGCGTCGAAGAGGGGAGGAAATTTTGATCGATGAGGATCCATTGCGAGACGAATACGTACCAGTGCCAGCGCCCGAGAACGCGTTTTAAAATGTCCCGGGAGACTTTTAGTTGGCTTGGGCTTGTGAATTCCGCTAGGCGCGTGTTGGAGAGGATGTGTTCTTCCTCAGTTAGGAAGCGAGGTTTGCTATGGTGAGGGACGTCGGGAAAGGCGATGTACCCTCTATATAATTAGCATTTTGCGTATTGTACAATATGGTATGGGAATCCTGCTTATTGTATGATAGGACATACAAAATGCAAATCGGAATCGTAATAATCGTGCATATCACAAACAGCCACCTACTCATTAGCCACCCATATACTCCGTACCTAGTAAAAGAAACATACCTCCACCCCTCTAACCCATGCACATTCTCCAAATTGGTATAAGCAGCTGTCTGCAAATACCCGGCAAACATCGTTCCCAGCGGCGAGGCAATAAAAAAAAGCGAAACTCGGCGTCCAATCTCTTTTGGTTTATACCATGATCCAATAACGTAGATGACACCTGTAAAGGAACACGACTCGCAAATTCCAACGAACACGCGCATGGCGTAGATGGTGCTGAGGTTTTGTGCCCAGGCACAGCCAAATGTGAATAGTCCCCATCCTACTTCCAGCGTGGGGAGGACGATGTTTATTCGGCTGCGGGTGAGGTAGTAGCAGGCAGGAATCATGGAGATGCAGTAGGCGGCCCAGAAGGCGATAGTTATGTAGTTGATGTCATTTCCTGTTAGGTGCAGGTCCTCTTTCATCCCTCTATATACATCAGTATGGATATTTCCATCTATCATTTGGGACATACGAAACATAAGCATTGGTGATGGCCTGTTGGTCGAGGTATTTGGTGAAAAATGACAGACAGCCAAATGTCAAAATTGAAAGGTCTAACTTCAGGACCAGTTTTTTTTCTGCATTGCTCATACCCTTCGGATACCATTGTAGAAATGTAAGCAAGCGAATCCATGGCCCATTCTTATGCTCAATTGGTAGGACTTCAGCATTTGCAACATTTTTCGACACCATTTTCAATTTATTCTTGTTGTAATAGAGCAGGCGTCGATTTCTTAAGTTATTCTGGCGCATTGATGCTGTTATCAGTGGGGTCAAATTGTGTCATTGTAGTGGCCGTGGTGTAATACCCCTTGCTGAATTAAGGGCAACTCAGCACTATTATACCATTGCCTAAATGTGCCTATCGACTACCTAAATGCCGCAATTAATAAAATCCTGGCATGTATATTGTAGGCATTTATCTGTTTGTACTTAAAAAGAACCCCTGCTCTTCTTTCTAGATAGTCTTTCTTTATGCAATGGTTTATAAATATGGTCATATCGCCCTCCTGTATTCTAGTTCTTAACTTATCATCAATTTACCGCTTCTTTAGCCTCTGGGATTGTTCTTCCAGACAATCGTCTTTCCTTCTACATATATAGGTGGTAGATGTCAAGAACTATGCGGAATAAACAAACTCTCACAATgccccctccccctctcccAAGCGGCCAAATTACAATGACTCAGATTTATATTTCTCGAATGGGATCCCACTTGATTTTACTTTAATCTTCTAAGCCCTGGGCACGTAGCGTAAAGGCTTGATTTAGGGTCGACCCTATgattttttctctttctcataGAGTTGCTTAGCAACGACGACACGTGACAGTGAGGCCTAGCCAAGAGTAGAACCTCGACTCTCTTTCATCCTTTCCTTCCTCGCTATAACGTTTATAGCTTGAACATCTTAAAGTGAGTCTTTTT
This region of Aspergillus chevalieri M1 DNA, chromosome 4, nearly complete sequence genomic DNA includes:
- a CDS encoding putative DUF221 domain protein (COG:S;~EggNog:ENOG410PH62;~InterPro:IPR003864,IPR027815,IPR032880,IPR022257;~PFAM:PF12621,PF14703,PF02714,PF13967;~TransMembrane:11 (o27-49i108-128o156-174i412-437o457-483i504-532o552-578i599-621o627-645i666-687o693-711i);~go_component: GO:0016020 - membrane [Evidence IEA]), yielding MDLYGVGRRGLHQMVARSSDNSNSAAGLVWVLVPSLISAVAMVLVFIILRRSERRMYMPRTYVGSLRPSERTPSSPTGLLNWVKSMYKLPDEYVLQHHSMDAYLLLRFLKLITVIAFVGCCMTFPVLWPVNATGGGGGQQFDMLSIANVSHQYGRYFAHAFIAWFFVIFIYFTITREYIFYINLRQAYSLCPAYANRLSSRTVLFTAVTEDYLNRHKIRQIFGPEKVKNVWLTTDVSELEEKVGEREDAAMKLEAAETKLIVLANKARAKELKKQQKQGNTEEAPEIESGDVDFEESGSVAARWGVKQADRPTHRLKMLIGKKVDTINWAREEIERLTPEIEELQAKHRSGDAKLVTSVFVEFYLQSDAQGAYQSVAHNLPLHMAPRYIGLDPTQVIWSNLRIKWWERIIRYTVTVAFIVALIVFWAIPTAVVGAISNITFLTENVFFLAWIDDLPGWIKGVITGLVPTVAMSILIALVPIIMRLMAKLGGAPSQAAVELTTQNFYFAFQVVQVFLVVTLTSSASSAAGQIVNNPTEAANLLATNLPKSSNFYISYIVLQGLSFSSGALLQIGGLIVGKILGKLLDSTPRKMYTRWSSLAGLGWGTVYPAVTLLAVIAITYSCIAPLVMGFATIGFYLFYFAYRYNMLYVSNADIDTQGKAYVRALQHLTVGCYLLVVCLIGLFAIGTADERIALGPLVLMIILLIFMILYHMSLNKAMDPLVNYLPKNLEAEEKSLLSPGEQSSSMDGNGAAVDGDSAEKAISSTVVSDNKPTNFLIRYLRPDKYDSYYQLRQWAPKADDLPPYTPDTEENAYYHPCINAQAPLLWIPRDPLGVSKQEVEHTNKVISITDEDAWLDEKNALQWDVNKGVPPIYKEKIYY
- a CDS encoding uncharacterized protein (COG:G;~EggNog:ENOG410PHIZ;~InterPro:IPR011701,IPR036259;~PFAM:PF07690;~TransMembrane:10 (i42-60o87-109i116-136o142-164i176-193o263-281i302-324o330-350i362-381o425-446i);~go_function: GO:0022857 - transmembrane transporter activity [Evidence IEA];~go_process: GO:0055085 - transmembrane transport [Evidence IEA]), which codes for MVSKNVANAEVLPIEHKNGPWIRLLTFLQWYPKGMSNAEKKLVLKLDLSILTFGCLSFFTKYLDQQAITNAYVSGMKEDLHLTGNDINYITIAFWAAYCISMIPACYYLTRSRINIVLPTLEVGWGLFTFGCAWAQNLSTIYAMRVFVGICESCSFTGVIYVIGSWYKPKEIGRRVSLFFIASPLGTMFAGYLQTAAYTNLENVHGLEGWRGYIAFPDVPHHSKPRFLTEEEHILSNTRLAEFTSPSQLKVSRDILKRVLGRWHWYVFVSQWILIDQNFLPSSTPFSLYLKAKPNIYSVSRINTLPTIATAFSIVTALIAGVVVDRAANFWAPCVVATMPVLVGLILLVVWDVGEGGRLAGFILTGSEGAMSPLTMSWATVVMGNDAEERAIVTASMNAIGQAMSAWTQLLQYPAVDAPNFRKGFISNLATILAQLVVIAVIALLCRRGSHVHRG